The Corvus moneduloides isolate bCorMon1 chromosome 1, bCorMon1.pri, whole genome shotgun sequence nucleotide sequence gggtttgtttgtttgtgcggagtttttttggttggtggtttggttgttttttcttttttttttttgtttgtttcggttggttgggggttttttgtggttttttttttgctgttgttttggtggtctgtctgtgcatgtgtgtatttATGTATGTGTGTTCTCTCTCTTGCTTAAGTATATGGATAGAAAAGTAAGTGGGCCTAATgtggaaaaaagagatttcaggACAAGGTACTGAATTAAAGCCAGCTCAAGGTTTGTCCATACAGAGCAGGTGGCAGGAAAGCCAGGAAGTGAGAATAACAACACACTGGGTAATGCAGAGGAGATGGAAATGTCACAAAGCAGTGGTTTTGTGCTCTGAAACCCTCAACATTAACTTAGCAGATTTCTGCCCATTTCTGTAGCTGTGTGCTTTTTCAGCTACAAAGACAGTAATCGCTAGAAGACATTACCAGCAATATTGCTGAAGAATTTCTCCTTGTATACAAATTTAGCTTATGTGGCAACCCTATTCTTGTTCTGTAATAAATCCTCTCCCAGTGGCCCCTGAGAAGGACGGCAGAAGCCGCTGATAACTGTTAGCATGCCAGCACGGGATCAGGAGCTGGCCATCCACAGCCCGGGCACAGCTGGCACGGGCGGCAGGAACAGGCCGTTCGCACCTTGTGACAAGCGACATTAATGTGCATCGGGTGGCTGACTGCACTTACTGCTGCACCGAGTGACCAGCGCGATGGACAGAACTGTGAAACCCAGTAATTACACACCCACGTTTCCTTAACGTTAAGCAGTCGAGTAATGTGTTGACTAATTAAATTCCTGCGAGATCAGAGTTCAGTCGCTCTCTTCAGATTTCCGTCTACGAAAGTAGGAATTTCTTTCACCTTCTCTGTGTTTGGACAGAGGCTCTTAAATACGGCAGCTGTCTGTGTGTCTAAGAGAGTATGCTGATCAGCAAGGTTTCTCTCAGACTGCTATATTTTAGTGTTTTAAGTGTATGATTTTACCCTGAATAATTTACTCAGAAGGTCTGCCACATAAGGAGATTTCATCTAAGATATGAATCTTGTCCCCGAGCAAATGCTACGTAATTCCCTTTGTTCCTGCTGACACCAGACTTCTCTTTACTCTGGATGCTGCAAAATCTATCCTCGGTTTTGTCCGTCGCGCTAGGAAAAACCTCAACATCCAAaccttctaaagaaaaaaaagaaaatgattgCACTTTTTACACTGTAAAATGACAGGTTACGAACGCGTTTACAGAGAAAGGGGTAGGTTAtttgtttcccttccctgcttcGAGCGTTGCAAACCCACCCAGACGTCGCTGCTGTTAACACTAACCCATGATCTGTTTGGATTCTGGATTACAGGGTCCCATAGATGCTTGTGGCGTCCCAAGGCTGAAGATCGGGTGGCATTACATGCTTGTGTTTATTTCTGGAACTCGTTTCAAAgccgctttttttttttgctactcGGAAGTCACTCGTACTAGGGGGAGCTGCTGATGGCTATGGGTCGGTAGAGCTGCTTTAGGGGACGAGCCCGACAAACTCACGCTGTCAGGTTGTTACGTGGTGTGACTGAATGAATTAGGTGATGCAGTTCTTGTTGCTGCGTGATTCTGCTCGTCGGCCGGTGCTTTGACCTGGTCAGCTGTGAATTGCCCCGTTTCGTGTCTGCTGAAGAAAACCTACGGCAAACTCGGGAGGTCGGGTGTCTCCTGCCCCAACGTTCGGTACTCATCTCCCCAGCGTGCTCCGGGCAGGGACAGCGGGCACCAGTCACCGGGTTAACCGGGCTGGTACAGGAGGCGCAGCCCGCGGGTGGAGCATCCCAACCCGCCGCCCTTAGCGCCCGCCTGGCAGCCTCTGGGATGGGAAAGTCCGTGGTGGTCCCTCTGTAGCGCTGCCAAACAACGAGAGCGGACAGTGCAGCGCGGGGCACGGAGGGCTGAAACAACGGGAGGGGGCCACCGTGCAGGCGGCCGGGAAGGGCAGCAGTGCGGCTCGAGGCCTGAAGACAGCCCGCTAAAAGCAATGCACACTAGTAAGACAGGTCCAGTCGCCCCTGTCCTTGAGGATGCCAACATGTTCTAAAATAAACCTACTCCAAGTTAACTAGCTGCCTAGTTTTTATCCTagggaaatttaaaatatgtgtcCAAGGAATACAAGTGATCTTCTTTTATATTGTGTGTATGTTTGCATGTcaaaaaacagagcagagaagcTATTCTGTGCTGCGATAGGACACCGGGAAAGagctttaaactaaaagagggtcCTTTTATATCAGATAGAGGGAAGCAGGGTTACAATGAGGATGGTAAAacgctggaacaggttgcccggAGAAGTTGTGGACGCCCtatccttggaagtgttcaaagccaggttggagagggctgtgagcaacctggtctagtggaaggtctccccgtccatggcaggggggttggaattagatgatctttaaggtcccttccaacccaaactagCCTGTGATTACTTCCTGCAGTTTAAAgggtttatatatatattcattaaCTTCTGTCcgaaagaaattatttcagactTAGTCTGACATCATTACCATTATCAATGGATTGTTTGCCAAATAAGTATTCTGCCCCTCGAAACTTTCCCAGCTTGCAGGCATTTACATTCTCTTTTCCGGGTTTCAGACCTGTGTGAATAAGAAGGACTCTAACTAACTCGCGTTAGTGTTGCTCTCTGCAAAGAACTAACACAGAATTATATAGTCTCGACTTCAAGCAAAACATGAACACGGAGGTACCAGGAAAGAAACTGTACGATGACTTAAATAATTCCTATGTCCGTCGCTGGAGAGAAAACGGAGGTTCTCCGACGGCAGGAATCTATCGAGGGTGCTCCGGCTCCCGCTCCCCACCCGGGAGTTATCGCAATGCCTGGAGGGAGCCCAGCCCGGCCGCCCCACATACCTGGCGGAGATAGGCTGTCGTGGAAAAGCGCGCCTTattggagggggaaaaaagggcgtTAATGACCAGCAAACTTAATTAATGAGGGCAGGATTTATtcagaggtggttttttttcgCCTGCAACTTCACGCCTTTTCTATTCAAATGAGATGTGATCTCATGTATCAAGGTACAGATATGCCTTTCAGCTTGTCCAGTTACACTGGAGCATAAAAATGCGCCAAGAAACACATCCCAGGTCATGCCAAGGTTTGCAAATCGCGCGACTACTCGTTTATGGGCAAACTTTCTCTGCATTCATCCTGCATGAAATATGGCATTGATAACACATCTTCCGAGGTACGCGCTGAAAAATAGGGTTGGTGGTACTATCGAAAATATGATCGAATATTAAAAAGCCGAAATTGAAAGAATTATTACAGTTGATGAGAACGTCCCATTTTTCATGCCATCATACGATGGCAGTAGGACagttgtaaaaatattaaaaccacCTCAAACCAAACACcggttttgaaaaaaaacccaaacagtaTTGTCTTTACAGCTTTTCTGTGTATTCCGATAAACTGAGGGTGGGCTTAATTTTGAACGCGCCGTGATTTAACGAAACCAACTTGCCACGTGGCAAAGCACAGAGAGCTGACGGCAAGAAGATCCTGCGAGACAGCGACACTGACAGCCAGAcgggaaaaaaatctctctctgtATGCGGTGCTGGCCCACCATAGCTAGGAGCGCGAATACAGCGAGGATTCCCGCGCCGTTCCCTCGGGGTAGTTGGTTACGGAGGGaagggggcagagcaggagcatcAGGGGCGGCTCGGACCTGCTCAGTTAGCACGACAGGGTAAGAAGCTGAAGTGGGAAGCACAGATGATGACTTGTCTTGTTATATAGCCAAGCTACATCCCAGATCTGCCTGCAGAAGAAGTCGCTTGTGCCTCTCAGAGTATTACAGGGTATCTCGGCACAACTCTAAATACTCTGTCCCTTTCCGCTCTTTCGTATGTGCTCCGCTCAAGGATGTCCATCAGCGCACGGCCTCGGTGGGCCGGTCGGTCTGTGCTGCCCTTGCGGAGGGCAGGGCTGAAGGGCAGTCGGTCCCCCGGGCCACACCCGGCACGGGTCCCgcgggggcgggggcagcgctgGCCGCGGCGGAGCCCGCGATGCGCTCAGGTgccgggccccgccgcgccgggaGGAGCCGCGGGGGCCGCCCCGCAGGGCAGCGCCGCGGGAGCCACGGCCGCCGTCCGACTGcgcgcccgcccccgccgccccatTGGCCGCGCCGCGGCTCAAAtagggccgggccgggcgccgGCTCCGGCAGCAGCGAGCGGGGTCCGAGCGCCGAGTGTGTGCTGTGGGCTGGCCGCAGCTGCCGGCTTTGGCGGCGGTCGGCAGCGCGTCCCGAGCGGACCCGACGCGAGATGAGCAGCCCCGATGCGGGCTACGCCAGCAGCGACGACCAGGTGCAGGGGCGGTGCTCGCTGCCCATCATGATGCCGGCCATGTGCCCGTGGGCAGAGTCGCTGAGCCCGCTAGGCGAGGCGAAGGCGAAGGGCGGCGCGGCGGCGTCGGGGCCGTCGGGCGGCCGGAGCAAGGGCGAGGCGCGGATCCGGCGTCCCATGAACGCCTTCATGGTGTGGGCGAAGGACGAGCGCAAGCGGCTGGCGCAGCAGAACCCGGACCTGCACAACGCCGAGCTCAGCAAGATGCTGGGTgagcgcgggcgggcgggcgagcGCGGGGTCCCGGCGAGCGGCGTGTCCCGTCGGGCGGATCCGCGAGAGCGAGGAGCCCGGCCGGGCGTCAGGGtgcggggcggggagcggggggaTCCGTGGTCTGTCGGGCCGGCGGTTCGGGCGGTCGCGTCTGAGGGCGAGCGAGGATCGCGCACacgcgggcggggccgggggtccgggccgcgggcgggggcggTGTCGGTGTTGTGGGGAGCGGGCGCGGGTGCGCATCGGCGAGCGGGCGGTCTGACGGTGTCGGTGGGTGCAGGTAAATCGTGGAAGGCGCTGTCGCTGGCGGAGAAGCGTCCGTTCGTGGAGGAGGCGGAGCGGCTGCGGGTACAGCACATGCAGGACCACCCGAACTACAAGTACCGGCCGCGGCGGCGGAAGCAGGTGAAGCGCCTGAAGCGGGTGGAGAGCGGCTTCCTGCAGCACGGCCtggcggaggcggcggcggggcccgggctGGGCAGCGAGGtcgccggcggcggcggcggcggtggcggcggcagGATGTGCGTGGAGGGCCTGGGACTGCCGTACGGCGAGCAGGGCTacgcggcggcgggcgcgggccACTACCGGGACTGTCCGCCGCTGGGCGCGGCGTTCGACGGCTACAGCCTGCCGACGCCGGACCCGTCGCCGCTGGACGCGGCGGAGAGCGAGGCGCCCTTCTTTGCGGCGGGGCTGCACGAGGAGTGCGCGCTGGTGCCCTACGGCTACGGCCCGCACCCGGCGGCGTCCGAATACCCGGCGGCTGCCGAGTACCCGGCGGCGTCCGAGAGCCCGTCGGGCGCGTCACTGCGGCGGCACCTGCCGCCCGGGGAGGCGCTGGGCGCGGGCGGGTCGCTGCAGGCGCTGCTGGGCTGCCCGGCGCCGCTGCACGCGTACTACGGGCAGGTGTGCCAGCCGCCGGGCCCGGGGCGCggcccgctgccgccgccgggggCCGTGGGGCAGCCGTCACCGCCGCCCGAGACGGCGCCGTgccgggagcagctggag carries:
- the LOC116451680 gene encoding transcription factor SOX-17-like, with the protein product MSSPDAGYASSDDQVQGRCSLPIMMPAMCPWAESLSPLGEAKAKGGAAASGPSGGRSKGEARIRRPMNAFMVWAKDERKRLAQQNPDLHNAELSKMLGKSWKALSLAEKRPFVEEAERLRVQHMQDHPNYKYRPRRRKQVKRLKRVESGFLQHGLAEAAAGPGLGSEVAGGGGGGGGGRMCVEGLGLPYGEQGYAAAGAGHYRDCPPLGAAFDGYSLPTPDPSPLDAAESEAPFFAAGLHEECALVPYGYGPHPAASEYPAAAEYPAASESPSGASLRRHLPPGEALGAGGSLQALLGCPAPLHAYYGQVCQPPGPGRGPLPPPGAVGQPSPPPETAPCREQLERLPPEELLGEVDRTEFEQYLRFACKPELGLPFGGHDAAAALSSPEGAGPISSAVSDASSAVYYCGYPDL